The sequence AGTTATAGTGTGGCCTAAATGGACTTTCCCAGATGGTTCATAACCAATATATGCTATTGGTCGCTCTTTTTTGAGCTTTTCTTCCAGTTCCCCTTCGGTAATTACTTCCAGTGTTCCCTGTGTAATTAACTCTATTTTTGATTTTAAGTCCATTTTTTCACCATGATAAAAATATTGAAATATTTTGTAAATTTATATTATAGTTTAAATATTGTAGATTAGTTATTATTCAGTGATTGGGGAAAGTATATATATTTCTCCATGGATTTGAATAACAAAAACTTCTTGACCGATTTTAAAATCAGTTAAATTTTCAGTAAGGCTTAAATCAATAGGCTGAAACGTTTCAGGGTGTAAAATCTGAATTTCCGTAGGTGATTTTGAAGTTATGCTTGTTATTTTAATTTCACTGGCTTTGGCTGGAGATTTTATTTTTTCATATTCCTTCCAGAGTACACTGAAACTTTTTAAATTCTTCAAGTTATCTGCAATAACTTTTCTAGAATCAAATGACTTCACTTGACCTATTTGGTCTTCATATTCAATGAAGTCGCCTACTTGAAATTCTGGAAGGCGTAGAGAAATCCATGTCCGATAAAGACCCTTTCCTGTAGATTTGTCTTGACTTATAAGTCGCGGAGATTCTTTGGTGATTCCTCCCAAAACTTCTTTTAAAGCAGATATAACTTTACGGGCCGATTTTTGGGATCCGATATAATAATCAATCCCTTCCTTCATTTCTACCCTCTGGGCAAGATAGGCCATACGGCTTTTTTCCCACATACGGGTCAGCGTTTCATTAACTACATTATCTGCAGATTCAATTTCTGCTTTATTTAACTGGCGTTTGTCGGCTCTTAATTGAATAACTGTTTCATAATAACCCGAATTGAATTTACTGCAGTCTGGGCAGACACTTTTATTAAGTCGAACATTTGCATGATATTTTTGGCTTACTGCATCATCCATAACGGATCCTTTAACTTGAATCAAGCATTCTGCAATGGAACCTCTCATTTTGAGTATTTCTAGATCTATTTCTGGATTTTCAACTATTTCTTTAATTTCAATAGCTGCTTCCAGGGTCTGATAAATAATTTCTTCTTCAGGAAGTCCTAATTCTTTCCATTTACCTTCTTTGAGATTTGAATGACAGTGAGCACACATCACAACTTCTATTTCATCGGGGAGTGAAATTAATTGAAAATCCTTTAAAAAACAGTCTTTACAAATACCTTCAATCATTTCTTTATCGGTGCTACCGCATTGTGGACAAAACATAAATAATTACCTTCAAAATTCGTATTTAAATTTAATATCAATATTTTAATTAATATCAATACCTTCTAAAATTATTCAATCAATAAAAAAGGACTCAATTAAAGATTTAATACTAAAAACTTTAGTCTAATAGAGAAATTATAATTTAAATTATTAATTAAAAAAATACAATGATTTAAAAATAATTTAATTATAATTTTTTTTAAATAATACTCGATTAGAGAGTTTTTAGAGGGGCTTTAGCACCACAGGCCGCGCACTTGAGTAAAAATATACGATCTTCTCTGATGATTTTGGTATCTGGCCTATTACACTCATGGCACATTACGAATTTTTGAACATAATCTTCTAATCGCTCATTTATTAAAAAGTGAGTGAATTTTCCCTGCATGATGGCCCTTCCACCTTCCAGGTTTCCAGCAGTA is a genomic window of Methanobacteriales archaeon HGW-Methanobacteriales-1 containing:
- a CDS encoding translation initiation factor IF-2 subunit beta, coding for MSDYDKLLDRAIEQLPPEVFETKRFSVPKAYSVIQGNRTFIQNFREIADAMNRDPQHLLKFLLRELGTAGNLEGGRAIMQGKFTHFLINERLEDYVQKFVMCHECNRPDTKIIREDRIFLLKCAACGAKAPLKTL